A single Vicugna pacos chromosome 15, VicPac4, whole genome shotgun sequence DNA region contains:
- the ALKAL2 gene encoding ALK and LTK ligand 2 isoform X1, with the protein MRGPGRPLLLGLLLVLGAAGPGQGVAEPREAADRQTLLRLILEIVQELRKYHSAESKRLQLSGRQDYTLGRREVADYGADPEEQKVEIVPRDLRMKDKFLKHLTGPLYFSPKCSKHFHRLYHNTRDCTIPALSRGAKERQPRNHEKCLGHQQEATCYLHGHQQEATCYLREHP; encoded by the exons ATGCGCGGGCCCGGGCGCCCCCTCctcctggggctgctgctggTGCTGGGGGCGGCGGGGCCCGGCCAGGGGGTCGCGGAGCCCCGGGAGGCGGCGGACAGGCAGACGCTGCTGCGGCTCATCCTGGAGATCGTCCAGGAGCTCAGGAAGTACCACTCGGCGGAGTCCAAGAGGCTGCAGCTCTCGGGCCGGCAGGACTACACCCTGGGACGCAGGGAGGTCGCGGACTACGGGGCCGACCCCGAGGAGCAGAAAGTGG AAATTGTTCCTCGAGATCTAAGGATGAAAGACAAGTTTCTAAAACATCTTACAG GTCCTCTGTATTTCAGCCCGAAGTGCAGCAAACACTTCCATAGGCTTTACCACAACACCCGAGACTGCACCATCCCCGCAT TGAGCAGAGGTGCAAAGGAGCGGCAGCCCAGGAACCACGAGAAGTGCCTTGGACACCAGCAGGAGGCAACCTGCTACCTTCATGGACACCAGCAGGAGGCGACCTGCTACCTTCGTGAACACCCGTGA
- the ALKAL2 gene encoding ALK and LTK ligand 2 isoform X2: MRGPGRPLLLGLLLVLGAAGPGQGVAEPREAADRQTLLRLILEIVQELRKYHSAESKRLQLSGRQDYTLGRREVADYGADPEEQKVEIVPRDLRMKDKFLKHLTGPLYFSPKCSKHFHRLYHNTRDCTIPAYYKRCARLLTRLAVSPLCVEG, translated from the exons ATGCGCGGGCCCGGGCGCCCCCTCctcctggggctgctgctggTGCTGGGGGCGGCGGGGCCCGGCCAGGGGGTCGCGGAGCCCCGGGAGGCGGCGGACAGGCAGACGCTGCTGCGGCTCATCCTGGAGATCGTCCAGGAGCTCAGGAAGTACCACTCGGCGGAGTCCAAGAGGCTGCAGCTCTCGGGCCGGCAGGACTACACCCTGGGACGCAGGGAGGTCGCGGACTACGGGGCCGACCCCGAGGAGCAGAAAGTGG AAATTGTTCCTCGAGATCTAAGGATGAAAGACAAGTTTCTAAAACATCTTACAG GTCCTCTGTATTTCAGCCCGAAGTGCAGCAAACACTTCCATAGGCTTTACCACAACACCCGAGACTGCACCATCCCCGCAT ACTACAAACGGTGCGCCCGGCTTCTCACTCGGCTGGCTGTCAGTCCGCTGTGCGTGGAGGGGTAA